Below is a genomic region from Mycolicibacter hiberniae.
ACGCTCGTGAACGTGGGTTAGGGTACCCAAAGATGCTTGGCGAAGGGGACTCCGATTATCAAGGTATTGAGTCGGGTGTGGATACCCCTGGTGATACTGGCCGTGGCCGGTGTCGCCGCATTCACGGTTACGCGTATCCACGGCTTGTTCGGCTCCGAGAAACGCCCCTCCTACTCCGACGGCCAACTCGACGAGACCAAGCCCTTCAACCCCAAGCGATTGACCTACGAAATCTTCGGACCGCCCGGAACAGTCGCCGACATCAGCTATTTCGACGTCAACTCCGAGCCGCAACGCGTCCAGGACGTCCCGCTGCCGTGGCATCTGGACATCGTCACCACGCTCCCCTCCGTGGTGGGCAGCATCATGGCGCAGGGCAACAGTGACAGCATCGGCTGCCGCATCACCGTCGACGGCGAGGTCAAGGCCGAACGTATCTCCAACCAGGTGAACGCCTACACGTTCTGCCTGCTGAAGGCCGCATGAGCGGGCCCGAAACCCACGGCGCCGGCGCGCAGCCTCACCGACCGTTCATCGCACGCACCATTCGGCGATTCGCCATACCCATCATCCTGGGCTGGCTGGCCCTGATCGGGGTCCTGGTGGCCACCGTTCCGCCCCTGGAGGTGGTCAGCAAGCAGAACGCCGTCTCGGCGAGCCCCGCAGACGCGCCCTCCATGCTGGCCATGACCGAGATGGGCCGGGTCTTCCAGGAGTCGGACTACGACAGCACCGCCATGATCGTGCTCGAGGCCGACCACGAGCTGGGTGATGCTGAGCACGCCTACTACGCCGAACTGGTCGACAAGCTGCGCGCCGACACCGCACACGTCCAGCACATCCAGGATTTCTGGGGCGATCCGATGACCGCGGTCGGCGCCCAAAGTCCCGACGGCAGAGCCACCTACGTCCAATTGAACCTGGTCGGCAACATCGGGCAGTCCGCCGCGAACGAATCCATCGAGGCGGTCCGCGACATCGTGGACTCCGTCGAGACCCCGCCGGGGCTGACCGTCTATGTCACCGGCACCGCGGCGCTGGCCGCCGACATGAACCATGCCGGCGACAAGTCGATGTTCAAGATGATGGCGGTCACCATTCTGGTGATCCTGACCATGCTGCTGCTGGTCTACCGATCGATCACCACGGTCGTGCTGCTGCTGGGCATGGTCTATATGGAGATGAACGCCGCCAGCGGCGTGGTGGCGTTCATGGGCCATCACCACTGGGTCGGACTGACGACGTTCTCGGTGAACCTGCTGGTGTCGCTGGCGATCGCCGCCGGCACCGACTACGCGATCTTCCTGATCGGCCGCTACCACGAGGCGCGCCAGGCCGGCGAAGACCGGGAATCGGCGTACTACACCGCATTCGCGGGTGTCGCTCACGTCATCCTGGGCTCGGGGCTGACCATCGCCGGAGCGGTGTTCTGCCTGCACTTCACCCGCATGCCCTACTTCGTCACGCTGGGCATCCCCTGCGCCGTGGGAATGACCATCTCGGTCCTGGCGGCGTTGACGCTGGGCCCGGCGTTCATCACCGTCGGCAGCCGGTTCGGCCTGTTCGACCCCAAGCGCGCCACCAGCACCCGCGGCTGGCGGCGGGTCGCCACGGTGATCGTCCGCTGGCCCGGCCCGGTGCTGGTCGCCTCGCTGGCGGTCGCGGCCGTCGGCCTGCTGACCCTGCCCGGATACGCCCCGGCCTACGACGACCGCAAATACATCCCGGCCGACATCCCCGCCAACGAAGGCTTCTCCGCGGCGGACCGGCACTTCTCGCAGTCCCGGATGCTGCCGGAGGTCTTGCTGATCGAGTCCGACCACGACATGCGGAACCCGTCGGACTTCCTGATCATCGACAAGCTGGCCAAGTCGGTGTTCAAGGTCGTCGGGATCTCGCGGGTTCAGGCGATCACCCGCCCGCAGGGGACGCCGCTGGAACACACCTCGATCCCGTTCCAGATCAGCATGCAGAACGCCGGCCAGCTCCAGACCATGCAGTTCCAGAAGAAGCGCATGGACGACATGCTGACCCAGGCCGAGGCGATGGCGCAGACCATCGCCACCATGCGCCAGATGTACGGCTACATGAGCCAACTGGCCGGCACCACCCACGAGATGGTCGGCGACATGGACGTCCTGCAGCAGCAGATCTACGAGATCCGCGACCACATCGCCGATTTCGAAGACTTCTGGCGTCCGATCCGCAACTACTTCTACTGGGAACCGCACTGCTACGACATCCCCATCTGCTTCTCGCTGCGCTCGGCGTTCGACGTGGTCGACAGCGTCGATCCGATGAGCGACAGCATGGACAAGATGATCGCGCACATGGGCGACATGGATGCCCTCATGCCGCAGATGCTGACCACCTTCCCGCCGATGATCGAGACCATGGAAACCATGCGGACGATGATGCTGACGATGCACAGCACCATGTCCGGCATCTTCGAGCAGATGGACGAGATGAGCGAGAACGCCACCGCGATGGGTAAGGCGTTCGACGAGTCCAAGAATGACGATTCGTTCTATCTGCCGCCGGAGGTCTTCGAGAACCCCGACTTCAAGCGTGCGATGAACATGTTCTTCTCCCCAGACGGTAAGGCCGTCCGGATGATGATCTCGCACCGCGGCAATCCGGCCACGGCCGAAGGAATTTCGCACATCGACAAGATCCGCGTCGCCGCGGAGGAAGCGCTCAAGGGAACGCCCCTCGAGGACGCCAAGATCTATCTCGGCGGAACCGCATCGCTGTTCAAGGACATGCACGACGGTTCCAACTACGACCTGCTGATCGCCGGAATCGCTTCGCTGTGCCTGATTTTCATCATCATGCTGCTGATCACCCGGGCACTGATCGCCGCGCTGGTGATCGTCGGCACGGTGGCGCTGTCGCTCGGCGCCTCGTTCGGGTTGGCGGTGCTGTTCTGGCAGTACCTCATCGGCGTGCCGCTGCATTGGCTGGTGCTGGTGATGTCGGTGATCATCCTGCTGGCGGTGGGCTCCGACTACAACCTGCTGCTGGTGTCACGCTTCAAAGAAGAGATGCACGCCGGACTGCAGACCGGCATCATCCGGGCGATGGGCGGCACCGGCAAGGTCGTGACGTCGGCCGGGTTGGTGTTCGCCTTCACCATGACCTCGATGGCTGTGAGCGACCTGCAGATCATCGGCCAGATCGGCACCACCATCGGCCTGGGGTTGATGTTCGACACGCTGATCGTGCGGGCGTTCATGACGCCGTCGATAGCGGCGCTGCTGGGCCGCTGGTTCTGGTGGCCCATCAACGTGCTGCCCCACGTGGGCGGGAAAGCGGCCCGGCACCGAGCCGTTGCCGCCCGCGCGCGCGGCGAGGACGCCGAAACGACCGAGAATCTGGCCAACCGGTAGCGGCTGCTCACGGCACCGGAGGCCGAAAACTAATTAGGTAGCATGGCTAAAGTTATGTAGCATTGGGCATCGCGCCCGGGAGCGCCACGGCCCTCCGCCGCCGCACCCACCTCGCCGGATCGCCCCGCTCAGTGGCTTATCGGCGGGTTTTGGTGCTCGACAAACTCACAGAGGAAAGGACCGGGGGAATGGCTACAGTGGATCGCATGCGTATGCACCGCTCGACTCTCCGCGGGGCCGCCGTGGCCGCTGCTGCCGCAGGCGCGGCGGTGGCCGCCGTGTTGCTTCCTGCGACCGCCTCCGCCGACGCAACCGACGACTTCCCGATCCCGCGGCGGGTGATCCACACCGACTGCAGTGCCGAGCAGATGCTGGCCGCCAGCCGTGACCTGTCGCCGATCTACTACGAGCGCTACATGATCGACATGCACAACAAGCCGGTGCAGGTGCAGCAGGCCACCATCGACAAGATGCACTGGTTCTTCTCGCTCAGCCCCGAGCAGCGCCGGGCCTACTCGGAGGAGCTGGCGACCAATTTCGCCGACCCGCTGACCGTGGCCTGGCCCAACCACGCCAAGATCTTCTTCAACAACAAGGGCGTCGTCGCGAAGTCGACAACAGCCTGCGATCAGTACCCCCGCGACGACATGTCGGTGTGGGACTGGGCCCCCAAGCCCTAGCGGCAAGACCACCGGCCGCCGCACGCCCGCCCGGACTCGGGCATCACGTGTTCGCGCTGAGCCCCTCGCCGTCACCTCCGGCGAGCTGGTAGCGGCGGGTCAGGGCCCGCGCCTGCTGAGCCCGGTGTTGGTTGTCGGTCGCCGCATCGGAGACCACCCGGTGAACCTCGTGGGTCTTGGCGGTCAGGAACCGCTGGAATTGGCGGGATCCGGCGGGTGTGTCCAGCCCCGGCCAGGTCTCGGCCGATTCGCGGACCTCGGCCTCGATGGCATCCAGACGCTGCCGGGCATCGGCGTTGCTCTGCACGGCCTGCCGCAGCAGCGTTTGAAACTCCTGGTCGGCTGCTGCCGACGCCGCCAACTGCCGCGCAAGCGCGTCGTGGCGCGCGCGTGACGCATCCGCGGAGGTTCCGGGATTCTCGGCCATAGCGCTCAGGGTAGTCGGGCCGGATCGGACTCAGTTGTCCTTTTTCGCCCGCCGCTTGCCGGACGGGCGCGGTTTGTCAGCCGTGGCGCCGGCCGTCTCGGGTGCTTCCTCGCCCGCCGATTCGCCCTCGGGGGTTTCGGCGTCGGCGGTCTCGTCGGCGGTTTCGTCGGCCGCAGCGGTCTCGTCGGTGTC
It encodes:
- a CDS encoding MmpS family protein; its protein translation is MSRVWIPLVILAVAGVAAFTVTRIHGLFGSEKRPSYSDGQLDETKPFNPKRLTYEIFGPPGTVADISYFDVNSEPQRVQDVPLPWHLDIVTTLPSVVGSIMAQGNSDSIGCRITVDGEVKAERISNQVNAYTFCLLKAA
- a CDS encoding MMPL/RND family transporter, whose protein sequence is MSGPETHGAGAQPHRPFIARTIRRFAIPIILGWLALIGVLVATVPPLEVVSKQNAVSASPADAPSMLAMTEMGRVFQESDYDSTAMIVLEADHELGDAEHAYYAELVDKLRADTAHVQHIQDFWGDPMTAVGAQSPDGRATYVQLNLVGNIGQSAANESIEAVRDIVDSVETPPGLTVYVTGTAALAADMNHAGDKSMFKMMAVTILVILTMLLLVYRSITTVVLLLGMVYMEMNAASGVVAFMGHHHWVGLTTFSVNLLVSLAIAAGTDYAIFLIGRYHEARQAGEDRESAYYTAFAGVAHVILGSGLTIAGAVFCLHFTRMPYFVTLGIPCAVGMTISVLAALTLGPAFITVGSRFGLFDPKRATSTRGWRRVATVIVRWPGPVLVASLAVAAVGLLTLPGYAPAYDDRKYIPADIPANEGFSAADRHFSQSRMLPEVLLIESDHDMRNPSDFLIIDKLAKSVFKVVGISRVQAITRPQGTPLEHTSIPFQISMQNAGQLQTMQFQKKRMDDMLTQAEAMAQTIATMRQMYGYMSQLAGTTHEMVGDMDVLQQQIYEIRDHIADFEDFWRPIRNYFYWEPHCYDIPICFSLRSAFDVVDSVDPMSDSMDKMIAHMGDMDALMPQMLTTFPPMIETMETMRTMMLTMHSTMSGIFEQMDEMSENATAMGKAFDESKNDDSFYLPPEVFENPDFKRAMNMFFSPDGKAVRMMISHRGNPATAEGISHIDKIRVAAEEALKGTPLEDAKIYLGGTASLFKDMHDGSNYDLLIAGIASLCLIFIIMLLITRALIAALVIVGTVALSLGASFGLAVLFWQYLIGVPLHWLVLVMSVIILLAVGSDYNLLLVSRFKEEMHAGLQTGIIRAMGGTGKVVTSAGLVFAFTMTSMAVSDLQIIGQIGTTIGLGLMFDTLIVRAFMTPSIAALLGRWFWWPINVLPHVGGKAARHRAVAARARGEDAETTENLANR
- a CDS encoding DUF5078 domain-containing protein translates to MHRSTLRGAAVAAAAAGAAVAAVLLPATASADATDDFPIPRRVIHTDCSAEQMLAASRDLSPIYYERYMIDMHNKPVQVQQATIDKMHWFFSLSPEQRRAYSEELATNFADPLTVAWPNHAKIFFNNKGVVAKSTTACDQYPRDDMSVWDWAPKP
- a CDS encoding DUF4226 domain-containing protein; its protein translation is MAENPGTSADASRARHDALARQLAASAAADQEFQTLLRQAVQSNADARQRLDAIEAEVRESAETWPGLDTPAGSRQFQRFLTAKTHEVHRVVSDAATDNQHRAQQARALTRRYQLAGGDGEGLSANT